From the Vibrio metoecus genome, one window contains:
- a CDS encoding VirK/YbjX family protein, giving the protein MNSRIHYLKHLSTLAAEIYPDVRGIKKLRYNARFCLWGVLMPETLTRVQNLLSQPSFHTVRLHYPRTLEKPLKPYVCVKWSARERAQRMIEHFAFLEKRHAQLLPLIYRHQGWQLYQHDLFSIQLCHGPEREGSLALVLLSHDQQPLFTLAFNISGKAKPVIHIGALQGPGPNVEHRQEIIRQLTHQLHGLRPKALIMEVLLILARYWEIEQIYGVTNHGHVYQALRYVGSKRSSVRFQYSELWQEMGGEVINAYWHALPLQPPRKDPLSLSKTKRRLYTKRYTWLTELEQSIQASLQPWDNSRH; this is encoded by the coding sequence ATGAACTCACGGATTCATTATTTAAAACATTTATCAACTCTCGCAGCTGAAATTTACCCCGATGTTCGAGGCATAAAAAAACTGCGTTATAACGCTCGCTTCTGCCTATGGGGAGTCTTGATGCCTGAGACATTGACTCGTGTGCAAAACTTACTTAGTCAGCCCTCTTTTCACACGGTACGTCTGCACTACCCGCGCACGTTGGAAAAACCGCTAAAACCTTACGTTTGTGTTAAATGGTCTGCGCGAGAACGCGCTCAGCGTATGATTGAACATTTTGCCTTTCTGGAGAAGCGCCACGCTCAATTACTTCCGCTCATTTATCGCCACCAAGGCTGGCAGTTATATCAGCATGATCTATTTTCAATCCAGCTTTGCCACGGGCCTGAACGTGAAGGTTCTCTGGCATTAGTGTTGCTAAGCCACGATCAACAACCTTTATTTACACTGGCTTTTAATATCAGCGGTAAGGCCAAACCCGTAATCCATATTGGCGCCTTGCAAGGTCCGGGACCGAATGTTGAACATAGGCAAGAGATCATTCGCCAACTCACACATCAGTTACATGGTTTGCGCCCTAAAGCATTGATTATGGAAGTTTTGCTGATTTTGGCTCGTTACTGGGAAATAGAACAAATTTACGGCGTTACCAATCATGGGCATGTTTATCAAGCCCTACGCTATGTGGGTTCAAAACGCAGCTCTGTGCGTTTTCAATATTCTGAATTATGGCAAGAAATGGGGGGTGAGGTTATCAATGCTTATTGGCACGCATTACCTCTACAACCACCACGTAAAGACCCGCTCAGTTTATCGAAAACTAAACGCCGTCTTTACACTAAACGCTACACGTGGCTAACCGAGCTTGAACAATCCATTCAAGCCTCGCTGCAGCCTTGGGATAATTCCCGTCACTAA
- the carS gene encoding histidine kinase CarS, translating into MRRIYIESLVSLIVLFFGSLVSYSLIVYELDTDYDYVLEDFQAEGLHTLLSQIAQLDSPQAADTALRDYAQHIHKTLSELPLTELPPEVQKHFTQTIEHSPIYHDDDRNLWLQLGSNEQIYLLKPDSHSPVYQAIERADSLLWVFMLGGFALYCMFLIWFLSRRLRELEQVTHDFANGHLQARASTKSSKSVGKLNHSFNLMADKISHLILSNKALTNAIAHDLRTPIFRIQWQAEVLAESQLSDKQHQQIASIIEDTEEMETMVDELLYYAKLEHPESEIQSQSLEVNQWLADFIDEQSHKSTLQIQYLPSLQPLCLDADPQLLSRALINLIRNAEKYAGDRLLIEASSHDGKLCIAVHDNGPGIDELHWPHIFDAFYSTDSSRNKAQSGFGLGLAIVKQIMGRHQGEVTLTKSPLGGACFSLWLPLHTTD; encoded by the coding sequence ATGCGCCGTATTTACATCGAGTCGCTTGTCTCGCTGATCGTGCTTTTTTTTGGCAGTTTAGTCAGCTATAGCCTGATTGTTTATGAGTTAGATACTGATTATGACTATGTGCTAGAAGACTTTCAGGCCGAAGGTTTACACACCTTATTAAGCCAGATAGCTCAATTAGACAGTCCACAAGCAGCCGATACTGCACTGCGTGACTATGCTCAACACATCCATAAAACGCTCTCCGAATTACCGCTTACTGAGCTGCCACCAGAGGTGCAAAAGCATTTCACTCAAACCATCGAGCACTCTCCAATCTATCATGATGATGACCGGAACCTATGGCTACAACTGGGATCCAATGAGCAGATTTATCTCCTCAAACCAGATAGTCACTCCCCTGTCTATCAGGCCATAGAACGTGCCGATAGCCTGCTTTGGGTATTTATGCTTGGTGGTTTTGCGCTCTACTGTATGTTTTTGATTTGGTTCCTAAGCCGTCGTCTACGTGAATTGGAACAAGTCACCCACGACTTTGCTAACGGCCACTTACAAGCCAGAGCGAGTACCAAAAGTAGTAAAAGCGTTGGAAAACTTAACCACAGCTTTAACTTGATGGCAGATAAAATCTCACACCTGATCCTGAGTAATAAAGCACTGACCAATGCAATAGCGCATGATTTACGTACCCCTATTTTTCGAATCCAGTGGCAAGCCGAAGTGTTGGCCGAAAGCCAATTGAGTGACAAACAGCACCAGCAAATTGCCAGTATTATTGAAGATACCGAAGAAATGGAAACCATGGTCGATGAGCTGCTGTATTACGCTAAGTTAGAACATCCAGAGAGCGAAATACAAAGCCAAAGTTTAGAAGTCAATCAGTGGCTCGCCGATTTCATTGATGAACAAAGCCATAAAAGTACATTACAAATCCAGTATCTCCCCTCTTTACAACCGCTGTGCTTGGACGCCGATCCACAGCTCCTCTCACGCGCTTTAATTAATCTGATCCGCAATGCAGAAAAATATGCCGGAGATCGATTGCTGATCGAAGCCAGCAGTCATGATGGAAAGCTTTGTATCGCCGTTCACGATAATGGACCTGGGATTGATGAACTGCATTGGCCGCATATTTTTGACGCGTTCTACAGTACCGATTCATCACGTAACAAAGCGCAATCGGGATTTGGATTGGGTCTTGCGATAGTGAAACAGATCATGGGGCGTCACCAAGGGGAAGTGACACTCACCAAAAGCCCACTGGGTGGAGCTTGCTTCTCTCTTTGGTTACCCTTACACACGACGGATTAA
- a CDS encoding sensor histidine kinase — translation MAKLTAVIERYFNHPERTITLPSGSILLAQNGYNDRLYYLRSGHVSGFFSEKGERRIKVFSAAPGAFIGVHSFFSGLWTASSTVIADSEVELAWIDRDTSVQDVEQYGSLSTQFMPVIVAELSQRQRRATQEAVAKERALERLHSAEQMTTLGQLAAGIAHELNNAIGVVSSKTERLEALFMELLEEVHPEASQFFDFGLLFGQKVSSSEARERGALFEKQYQLPKDIARELARAVPANELSTHWLRNPHLAIRYWQMGRDLHDLRLAAKHSVGIVKSVKQLGRAEIHFDEEVDLNSTINRALALLQSDLRRVSVRMRPGTLPIIKGSQTEWVQVWINLVKNACDAMAQTTEPTIDIHTRCSRQRLYITVANNGPEIDEATRRKIFQPSFTTKKEGLSFGLGLGLAIVKRIVSGYGGSVAVKSDQDKTIFRIKLPIEGYHGEDEYHMRG, via the coding sequence ATGGCCAAACTTACGGCAGTTATTGAGCGTTATTTTAACCATCCTGAGCGTACGATTACGCTTCCTTCTGGTTCTATTTTGCTGGCACAAAATGGCTATAACGATCGGCTGTACTACCTCAGAAGCGGCCATGTATCGGGTTTTTTTTCCGAAAAAGGGGAGCGCAGAATTAAAGTGTTTTCTGCTGCTCCTGGCGCATTTATTGGGGTACACAGTTTTTTCTCTGGTTTATGGACGGCGTCATCAACCGTGATTGCGGACAGTGAAGTTGAGCTGGCGTGGATTGATCGTGATACATCGGTGCAGGATGTAGAGCAGTATGGCTCACTGAGTACGCAGTTTATGCCTGTGATTGTGGCGGAATTATCTCAGCGGCAGCGAAGAGCCACGCAAGAAGCGGTGGCCAAAGAGCGCGCATTGGAACGGCTGCATTCTGCCGAACAGATGACCACGCTCGGTCAGCTTGCCGCAGGGATTGCCCATGAACTCAACAATGCGATAGGCGTTGTCAGCAGTAAAACTGAACGCTTAGAAGCTTTGTTTATGGAGCTGCTTGAAGAGGTGCATCCAGAAGCGAGTCAGTTCTTTGATTTCGGTTTGCTGTTTGGACAAAAGGTATCGTCGAGCGAGGCACGTGAACGTGGTGCCTTATTTGAAAAGCAATACCAATTGCCTAAAGACATTGCGCGTGAGCTAGCGCGAGCGGTTCCCGCTAACGAACTTTCTACCCATTGGTTGAGAAACCCACATTTGGCGATCCGTTACTGGCAAATGGGGCGGGATCTACATGACTTAAGGCTAGCGGCGAAACATTCTGTGGGTATTGTCAAATCAGTCAAACAGCTTGGCCGCGCGGAGATTCATTTCGATGAAGAGGTGGACTTGAACAGCACCATCAATCGGGCATTGGCCTTATTGCAAAGTGACTTACGTCGAGTCTCTGTTCGTATGCGCCCTGGAACCTTACCTATTATCAAAGGCTCTCAGACCGAGTGGGTGCAAGTGTGGATAAATTTGGTGAAGAATGCGTGTGATGCGATGGCGCAAACGACCGAGCCCACCATTGATATTCATACCCGTTGTAGCCGGCAGCGGCTATACATCACGGTAGCAAACAACGGGCCAGAAATCGATGAGGCGACGCGGCGGAAAATTTTCCAACCCAGTTTTACCACCAAGAAAGAGGGGCTTTCTTTCGGTTTAGGGCTTGGGTTAGCCATTGTGAAACGTATTGTATCGGGCTATGGCGGATCGGTTGCAGTAAAAAGCGATCAGGACAAAACCATTTTTAGGATCAAATTACCAATTGAGGGATACCATGGAGAAGATGAATATCATATGCGTGGATGA
- a CDS encoding response regulator, with the protein MEKMNIICVDDQREVLSAVLQDLEPLSRWLNIEDCESAAEALELMDDLDAQGECVAVVISDHVMPGKSGVELLSEISADPRFVHTKKVLLTGQATHTDTINAINTAGIHHYFEKPWNAKTLVDSVRSLVTHYIFDKRLDYTEWQSELDSTIVLSRLHG; encoded by the coding sequence ATGGAGAAGATGAATATCATATGCGTGGATGACCAACGCGAAGTATTGAGTGCGGTACTCCAAGACTTAGAACCGCTGAGTCGCTGGCTGAATATCGAAGATTGTGAATCAGCGGCGGAAGCGCTAGAGCTGATGGATGACCTAGATGCGCAAGGTGAATGCGTTGCTGTTGTGATTTCTGACCATGTTATGCCCGGCAAAAGTGGGGTTGAACTGTTGAGTGAAATTAGTGCTGATCCGCGGTTTGTACACACCAAAAAAGTTCTGCTGACTGGGCAAGCGACTCACACCGATACGATTAATGCGATTAACACGGCGGGCATTCATCACTATTTTGAAAAACCATGGAATGCCAAAACGTTGGTCGATAGTGTACGTAGTCTAGTGACGCACTATATTTTTGATAAACGTTTAGATTATACCGAGTGGCAAAGCGAACTGGACTCTACCATCGTACTTTCCCGACTGCATGGTTAG
- a CDS encoding response regulator, with translation MSNQPSLYIIEDDSKLREMLAEYMTTQGFQVTTFSTGATAPEQILLNQPDLVLLDLMLPGENGLTICRQIRAQFLGKILMLTASDDDFDHVAALEMGADDFVNKPIKPRVLLARIRMLMRREERATSPDVTHLLQFGGLVLNQSRRSCELEGDAINLSDSEFDLLWLLASSADQVVSREFLTKALRGIEYDGLDRTVDNKIVTLRKRLCDDSNTPKRIITVRGKGYLFVPDTW, from the coding sequence ATGTCTAACCAACCCAGTCTCTACATTATCGAAGACGATAGTAAACTTCGCGAAATGTTGGCCGAGTACATGACCACTCAAGGCTTCCAAGTCACTACGTTTTCTACTGGCGCCACCGCTCCAGAACAAATTTTACTCAATCAGCCAGATCTGGTGCTGCTGGATCTCATGTTACCGGGTGAAAATGGCCTGACAATTTGTAGACAGATCCGCGCTCAATTTCTCGGTAAGATTTTAATGCTTACCGCCAGTGATGATGATTTTGACCATGTCGCCGCACTTGAAATGGGTGCTGATGACTTCGTAAATAAACCGATCAAACCGAGAGTGCTTTTAGCCAGAATCCGGATGCTGATGCGGCGGGAAGAACGAGCTACCAGCCCTGATGTTACCCATCTATTACAATTTGGCGGTCTAGTGCTTAATCAAAGTCGGCGCAGTTGTGAATTAGAAGGTGATGCGATCAATTTATCCGACAGTGAATTCGATTTGCTGTGGTTACTGGCCTCTTCTGCCGATCAAGTAGTGTCACGCGAATTTTTGACTAAAGCCCTGCGAGGCATTGAATACGATGGGTTAGATCGCACGGTAGACAACAAGATCGTCACGCTGCGTAAAAGGCTGTGTGATGATTCCAACACGCCTAAACGCATCATCACCGTACGTGGTAAGGGTTATTTGTTTGTACCTGACACTTGGTAA
- the ompV gene encoding outer membrane protein OmpV — MKNIALLITTSLIAGHAFAAQTYIRNGNIYTHEGQWVAEAGGFGSSDLLKDQDQSYGALLNFGYHGEDFNADLAGINYRFFGQTGDVINLGTYLTGSGVAYDQDSAKSVKGMDKRKATVDLGLNADIALGDGTVSTYFQHDVLNEDKGYKTGVNYFHIIDLGVADLVPFAGISYQSSDYNNYYFGVKDKEANAQRKAYHAGGDFSYSLGYKLVYPINERWEITQTSAYTRLGSDIANSPIVESANQWLVGATVAYHF, encoded by the coding sequence ATGAAAAACATTGCACTACTGATCACCACATCGCTCATTGCGGGTCACGCTTTTGCAGCGCAAACGTATATCCGAAACGGCAATATTTACACTCACGAAGGGCAATGGGTTGCTGAAGCTGGCGGCTTTGGCAGTAGCGACCTACTGAAAGATCAAGACCAATCTTACGGTGCACTTCTTAACTTTGGTTACCACGGTGAAGATTTCAATGCCGATCTGGCGGGTATTAACTACCGCTTCTTTGGTCAAACTGGCGATGTGATCAATCTCGGTACCTACCTCACTGGCAGTGGTGTCGCTTATGACCAAGATTCAGCCAAAAGTGTCAAAGGAATGGATAAACGCAAAGCCACGGTTGACCTAGGTTTAAATGCGGATATCGCTCTGGGCGATGGAACGGTCTCCACCTACTTCCAACATGATGTCCTCAACGAAGATAAAGGCTATAAAACCGGTGTGAACTACTTCCATATCATCGATTTAGGTGTAGCCGACCTCGTACCTTTCGCGGGTATCAGTTACCAGAGTTCGGACTACAACAACTACTATTTCGGTGTGAAAGACAAAGAAGCAAACGCACAGCGCAAAGCCTACCATGCCGGTGGCGATTTCTCTTACAGCCTCGGTTACAAACTGGTCTACCCAATTAACGAACGTTGGGAAATAACCCAAACCAGTGCTTATACCCGTTTAGGCTCTGACATCGCCAACTCTCCGATTGTCGAAAGTGCGAACCAATGGTTGGTCGGCGCCACCGTTGCCTACCACTTTTAA